Proteins encoded by one window of Acidipropionibacterium virtanenii:
- a CDS encoding glycosyltransferase encodes MGTTATEPAGDRRPRVVHLSTVHNRHDNRVFNKEARALVDAGYDFHLVIGAEADVLDDGIPVVALHRTGGPRLHRIVTGQTEAWRVLGRLRPDLLQIHDPELIPMALLWGRRHRCKVIYDAHEDLVGQIDTKPYLNRLTRPMVRLAARCLVGLADRGADGIVAATEPVADGYRNRHIAVVHNYPWLTNFTADPSPVPGRMVYAGDLTQERKLSFMIDVVRALRRRVPQAHLVLAGRALAGCGPAVDAAVAEGLVDYRGLVGPTEVPGVLASAQVGLVFLEPLPNYLRSLPTKLFEYMAAGVPFCASDFPAWQDMFAGYGAGEFADSQSVDATVGTLARMLEDPADCARMGAAGRRAIDGGLTFEAQAEELLGLTASLIGPA; translated from the coding sequence ATGGGCACCACCGCCACAGAACCGGCGGGGGACCGGCGACCCAGGGTCGTCCACCTCTCGACTGTGCACAACCGCCACGACAACCGGGTCTTCAACAAGGAGGCGCGGGCCCTGGTCGACGCCGGTTACGACTTCCATCTGGTGATCGGAGCCGAGGCCGACGTCCTCGACGACGGCATTCCGGTGGTCGCCCTGCACCGCACCGGAGGGCCACGGCTGCATCGGATCGTGACGGGACAGACGGAGGCATGGCGGGTGCTGGGACGGCTGCGCCCCGACCTGCTGCAGATCCACGACCCCGAGCTCATCCCGATGGCGCTGCTGTGGGGGCGCCGTCATCGCTGCAAGGTGATCTACGACGCCCACGAGGATCTCGTCGGGCAGATCGACACCAAGCCCTACCTCAACCGCCTCACCCGTCCGATGGTCCGCCTCGCCGCGCGATGCCTGGTCGGGCTGGCGGACCGGGGGGCAGACGGGATCGTGGCGGCCACGGAGCCGGTGGCCGACGGATACCGCAATCGGCACATCGCGGTGGTGCACAACTATCCCTGGCTCACGAATTTCACCGCCGACCCGTCCCCGGTCCCTGGACGGATGGTCTACGCCGGCGACCTCACCCAGGAGCGCAAGCTCTCCTTCATGATCGACGTGGTGCGGGCGCTGCGCCGGAGAGTCCCGCAGGCTCACCTGGTGCTGGCGGGGCGTGCCCTGGCGGGCTGCGGGCCGGCGGTGGACGCGGCGGTGGCCGAGGGGCTGGTCGACTATCGAGGACTGGTGGGGCCGACCGAGGTGCCGGGCGTGCTCGCCTCGGCCCAGGTGGGGCTGGTCTTCCTGGAGCCCCTGCCGAACTATCTGCGCTCCCTGCCCACCAAGCTCTTCGAGTACATGGCCGCCGGGGTGCCCTTCTGCGCCTCCGACTTCCCCGCATGGCAGGACATGTTCGCCGGTTACGGGGCCGGGGAGTTCGCGGACTCGCAGTCGGTCGATGCGACGGTGGGGACGCTGGCCCGGATGCTGGAGGATCCGGCCGACTGCGCCCGGATGGGTGCGGCCGGACGCCGTGCCATCGACGGCGGCCTCACCTTCGAAGCCCAGGCCGAGGAACTGCTGGGGCTCACCGCCTCCCTCATCGGCCCGGCCTGA
- a CDS encoding YfhO family protein has protein sequence MNALADPARPRRRGAPRSLVGAGLTAVCCLMTVLLIMRGSGIRPFGVRSNIIGDDGAQYLEFYAVFRDILTGSHLSSPQFSWALGAGVPFLPTYATYLGGPFTFLVALFPANRVSTAITVIVVAKLVVASAVMYALLRTLGPRRHPLLAGLLGISYATCTWVFDIGWFNQQWLDGLIAFPALALVALRCRGPKHHLWPGVLVVALFWWSNFYSAYMASVGAVIVLVAVEAASSTGLRRSAARIGRFALTGVLGVALTAPTLIPTLTGLRNGSPTPGTDLAAVRWSGILVRLLPMTEGVVLAPALFCSSAALLLVLGIPAALHLSVRTRAVLVVVAVAVLASLKAPTLLLAWNAFQVPHGMPFRCGFVISGLIIVAAHTAWPPRRTHPRAVRGATGLRRALTASRDWPGPLAWGCAAVLFALLSRIVEGPGEEFLFVDPRAAQPGWAALGIGLVASLVVTAATARGGRSWRRVMSVVLVLATLGGTGLTLRENLANSLFVNVKLRIWASELFPRASQDAARLRAAEAATRKAGWPLHRVNVDLVSEDPIWSRYNSSGRYSFPGINYYSTTIEASTARPLVNLGYSDRNGGRTLYRPHDEVLSSLLAAYDPHSRFDPLPMVRTVPTIKPQAGLSTDMATRETLLGAHLYSSPRLYRVTGRRERPIASPLVVPAGTNQDVRISCPAGQYVVSHQYFNGMMMLRNRDGGSVQVAESHEIPKKRVVGPHFLIKYSDGTPTTVEFKANGAVPPQLRTIEPDGLACLDLRPLERQIAVSEAPSSLRITPSRIEARFSQPRSGRLVVATPAADGWRCRVDGRSAPIEPLAGMLAVKTSGAREFSCGYKPPGLSLGISVAALAGLVIVIMATTPWRRGFGQGERS, from the coding sequence GTGAACGCACTCGCGGATCCCGCGCGCCCCCGCCGTCGCGGGGCTCCTCGTTCCCTGGTCGGCGCCGGCCTCACGGCGGTCTGTTGCCTGATGACGGTGCTGCTCATCATGCGCGGATCCGGAATCCGCCCGTTCGGCGTCCGATCCAACATCATCGGCGACGACGGCGCGCAGTACCTCGAGTTCTACGCCGTCTTCCGCGACATCCTCACCGGCTCCCACCTGTCCAGCCCGCAGTTCAGCTGGGCGCTGGGGGCGGGAGTGCCCTTCCTGCCCACCTACGCCACCTACCTCGGCGGCCCTTTCACCTTCCTCGTCGCGCTGTTCCCCGCCAACCGCGTCAGCACCGCCATCACCGTGATCGTGGTGGCCAAGCTCGTGGTGGCCTCCGCCGTGATGTACGCACTGCTGCGCACCCTCGGGCCGCGACGCCACCCGTTGCTGGCAGGTCTTCTCGGGATCTCCTACGCCACCTGCACCTGGGTCTTCGATATCGGCTGGTTCAACCAGCAGTGGCTCGACGGTCTCATCGCCTTCCCGGCCCTGGCGCTGGTCGCTCTGCGATGCCGCGGCCCCAAGCACCACCTGTGGCCCGGCGTCCTGGTGGTGGCGCTGTTCTGGTGGTCGAACTTCTACTCGGCCTACATGGCCAGCGTCGGGGCGGTCATCGTGCTGGTGGCCGTCGAGGCTGCCTCCAGCACCGGTCTGCGACGCTCGGCGGCGCGGATAGGGCGCTTCGCCCTGACCGGTGTGCTCGGTGTCGCCCTCACAGCCCCGACCCTGATCCCTACCCTGACGGGCCTGCGGAACGGGTCACCGACGCCCGGAACCGATCTGGCGGCCGTGCGGTGGAGCGGCATCCTGGTGCGACTCCTCCCAATGACCGAGGGGGTCGTCCTCGCCCCGGCGCTGTTCTGCTCCAGCGCCGCGCTACTCCTGGTCCTCGGAATCCCCGCGGCTCTCCACCTGTCCGTCCGCACCCGCGCGGTGCTCGTCGTGGTCGCCGTCGCGGTGCTGGCCTCACTGAAGGCCCCCACTCTGCTGCTGGCCTGGAACGCCTTCCAAGTGCCCCACGGCATGCCCTTCCGCTGCGGCTTCGTGATCAGCGGTCTCATCATCGTCGCCGCCCACACCGCCTGGCCTCCCCGACGCACGCATCCACGCGCCGTCCGCGGGGCGACGGGGCTCCGGCGGGCTCTCACCGCCTCCCGCGACTGGCCCGGGCCCCTCGCCTGGGGCTGCGCGGCGGTGCTCTTCGCACTCCTGTCCAGGATCGTCGAGGGCCCGGGAGAGGAATTCCTCTTCGTCGATCCCAGGGCCGCGCAGCCGGGATGGGCGGCCCTGGGGATCGGGCTGGTCGCATCCCTGGTCGTGACGGCGGCCACCGCGCGGGGCGGTCGCTCCTGGCGGCGGGTCATGTCGGTGGTACTCGTCCTGGCGACCCTCGGCGGGACGGGTTTGACGCTCAGGGAGAACCTGGCCAACAGCCTCTTCGTCAACGTCAAGCTGCGGATCTGGGCCTCCGAGCTGTTCCCGAGGGCGAGCCAGGACGCCGCCAGACTGCGGGCCGCCGAGGCGGCCACCCGGAAGGCCGGCTGGCCGCTGCACCGGGTCAACGTCGACCTGGTGAGCGAGGATCCCATCTGGTCGCGATACAACTCCTCGGGGCGCTACTCGTTCCCCGGGATCAACTACTACAGCACCACGATCGAGGCCTCCACTGCTCGCCCCCTGGTGAACCTGGGGTATTCCGACCGCAACGGCGGACGCACCCTTTATCGGCCGCACGACGAGGTGCTGTCCAGTCTCCTCGCCGCCTATGATCCGCACTCCCGGTTCGATCCGCTCCCGATGGTCCGCACTGTCCCGACCATCAAGCCGCAGGCCGGTCTGTCCACCGACATGGCGACCCGGGAGACACTCCTCGGCGCGCACCTGTACTCCTCTCCGAGGCTGTACCGCGTCACCGGGCGGAGAGAGCGACCCATCGCCTCGCCCCTGGTCGTACCGGCCGGCACCAACCAGGATGTCCGGATCAGCTGCCCGGCCGGGCAGTACGTCGTCTCCCACCAGTACTTCAACGGCATGATGATGCTCCGGAACCGGGATGGCGGTTCGGTGCAGGTCGCCGAGTCCCATGAGATCCCCAAGAAGCGCGTCGTCGGCCCCCACTTCCTCATCAAGTACTCGGACGGCACACCGACAACTGTCGAGTTCAAGGCCAATGGGGCCGTCCCGCCGCAGTTGCGCACCATCGAGCCGGACGGCCTCGCATGCCTGGACCTCAGGCCTCTGGAACGGCAGATCGCTGTCAGCGAGGCACCCTCCTCACTGAGGATCACGCCCTCGCGCATCGAGGCCCGTTTCTCGCAACCTCGCAGCGGCCGACTCGTCGTCGCCACACCTGCCGCCGATGGTTGGCGGTGCCGAGTGGACGGCCGATCGGCACCGATCGAGCCACTGGCCGGGATGCTGGCGGTCAAGACCTCCGGGGCTCGCGAGTTCAGCTGCGGCTACAAGCCTCCGGGCCTGAGCCTCGGCATCTCGGTCGCCGCTCTCGCCGGTCTTGTGATCGTAATCATGGCCACGACCCCGTGGCGACGGGGATTCGGGCAAGGCGAGAGATCGTGA
- a CDS encoding YfhO family protein, with amino-acid sequence MLILNASGIRPFGPRSGILGDEGAQYLHFYAVFRDIITGSGLSSLQFSWALGTGVPFLATYATYLGGPFTFLVALFPANRIATALSVIVMAKIAVAAAVMFGLLRTLGPRRHPLVSGILAVAYATSAWVIEVGWRSPQWMDGLIAFPALCLVALRCRGRRRRLWPGVLVVALFWWSNYYTAYMASLGSAIVLVAIELSVSHSLRASAARVGRFALTGVLGVALTAPTLIPALVAMHNGVPYPAAPIIPLPWSSILVRTLPLTAGVALTPALFCSSAALLLVLGLPCASHLSRRLRLVLVGIGAVVVLPLRIPALLVAWSAFAVPHGGPFRFAFIICGLLVLAAHTAWPPRHTGHPVRMSAVGALLAPHGWPGLPACACAAVLLGLLSRNLLCPRDRLLVVAPGAASLSWALLGIAATASLALAAVAVTDTPRILTCVVLIIAIAAGIILTLHENLATAVHVNDNLRDWVGELDTKASTDRYRNHRAAVLTSEAGWPAHRVNAHLTDSDPMWARYNASGRYSYPGLGYYSTTVEAGTADALIELGYRTVSGGRTLYRPDDEVLSALLAAQDSRSRFDPMPMVRRVPDIRLGPGQPPDLAARERLLGARIYSTPPVHRMTTAGPVLVSGESMVPRGGHTDLQITCPVGQYVITHSYARGSARVVLPSGYTTASIARAEETQDQALVGSHFLVRRSDGTPTTVRISANDRFFPGDVPLGAHPLACLDPAPLEREVTATQIPAGLSISPGHVEARLTASPSSDLVVIATPATKGWRCRVDGKRVPITPLTGMLSVRAPGAGTLACGYRSPGLLAGIAAGVASLLATALITIAQRPRRAGKDEES; translated from the coding sequence GTGTTGATCCTGAACGCGTCGGGAATCCGGCCTTTCGGACCACGATCCGGCATCCTCGGCGATGAGGGAGCGCAGTACCTTCACTTCTACGCCGTCTTCCGCGACATCATCACCGGATCAGGCCTCTCCAGCCTTCAGTTCAGCTGGGCGCTCGGCACCGGAGTGCCCTTCCTGGCGACCTACGCCACCTATCTGGGTGGCCCGTTCACCTTCCTGGTGGCCCTCTTCCCCGCGAACCGCATCGCCACTGCCCTCTCGGTGATCGTGATGGCCAAGATCGCGGTCGCCGCCGCGGTCATGTTCGGCCTGCTGCGCACCCTCGGCCCCCGCCGTCATCCACTGGTCTCCGGCATACTGGCGGTGGCCTATGCCACCTCGGCCTGGGTCATCGAGGTCGGCTGGCGCAGCCCGCAATGGATGGACGGGCTCATCGCGTTCCCGGCCCTCTGTCTGGTTGCATTGAGATGCCGCGGTCGCCGCCGTCGGCTGTGGCCGGGCGTCCTGGTGGTCGCCCTGTTCTGGTGGTCCAACTACTACACCGCCTACATGGCCAGCCTGGGTTCGGCCATCGTCCTGGTGGCGATCGAGCTGTCGGTCAGCCACAGCCTGCGCGCCTCCGCCGCCCGGGTCGGGCGCTTCGCCCTCACCGGCGTGCTGGGGGTCGCCCTCACCGCCCCAACCCTGATACCCGCACTCGTCGCGATGCACAACGGCGTGCCCTACCCGGCAGCCCCGATCATCCCCCTGCCGTGGTCCAGCATCCTGGTGCGCACGCTTCCGCTCACTGCCGGCGTCGCCCTCACCCCTGCCCTGTTCTGCTCAAGCGCGGCGCTCCTGCTTGTCCTCGGCCTACCCTGTGCCTCCCATCTGAGCCGGCGCCTGCGGCTGGTACTGGTCGGGATCGGCGCCGTGGTGGTCCTCCCATTGCGCATTCCGGCACTGCTGGTGGCATGGAGCGCCTTCGCCGTGCCGCACGGTGGCCCGTTCCGTTTCGCCTTCATCATCTGCGGGCTCCTGGTGCTCGCTGCCCATACCGCATGGCCGCCGCGACACACCGGCCACCCTGTGCGGATGTCCGCGGTCGGGGCCCTCCTGGCCCCGCACGGCTGGCCGGGCCTGCCCGCGTGCGCCTGCGCCGCGGTACTCCTCGGGCTCCTCTCCCGCAACCTCCTCTGCCCGAGGGACAGACTCCTCGTGGTGGCACCTGGCGCAGCAAGTCTCAGCTGGGCCCTTCTCGGGATTGCAGCGACGGCCTCTCTGGCCCTCGCAGCGGTTGCTGTCACAGACACCCCGAGAATCCTCACCTGCGTCGTCCTCATCATCGCCATCGCCGCGGGAATCATTCTCACCCTCCACGAGAATCTGGCGACCGCGGTGCATGTCAATGACAACCTCCGCGACTGGGTCGGAGAGCTCGACACGAAGGCTTCGACCGACCGGTACCGGAACCACAGAGCCGCCGTTCTCACCAGTGAGGCCGGCTGGCCCGCCCACCGGGTGAATGCCCATCTGACCGATTCCGATCCGATGTGGGCCCGGTACAACGCGTCGGGACGCTACTCCTATCCCGGCCTCGGCTACTACAGCACCACAGTGGAGGCGGGCACGGCCGATGCACTGATCGAGCTGGGCTATCGGACGGTCAGCGGCGGCCGCACCCTCTACCGTCCCGACGACGAGGTGCTCTCGGCCCTGCTGGCCGCCCAGGACTCTCGATCGCGGTTCGATCCGATGCCGATGGTCCGACGCGTCCCCGATATCCGGCTGGGCCCCGGACAGCCACCGGACCTGGCTGCCCGCGAGCGTCTGCTCGGCGCCCGGATCTATTCCACGCCGCCCGTCCACAGGATGACCACCGCCGGCCCCGTCCTCGTCTCCGGAGAGTCGATGGTGCCCCGCGGTGGCCATACCGATCTGCAGATAACCTGCCCGGTCGGCCAGTACGTCATCACTCACAGTTATGCCCGTGGCAGCGCCCGGGTCGTGCTGCCCAGTGGCTACACAACAGCCAGCATCGCGAGAGCCGAGGAGACCCAGGACCAAGCCCTGGTGGGTTCCCATTTCCTGGTGAGGAGGTCTGATGGCACGCCGACAACTGTGCGTATCTCCGCCAACGATCGCTTCTTCCCTGGCGACGTCCCTCTGGGGGCCCACCCGCTGGCCTGTCTGGACCCGGCGCCGCTGGAGCGCGAGGTCACCGCAACGCAGATTCCCGCGGGACTGTCCATCTCCCCCGGCCATGTCGAGGCCCGGCTCACCGCCTCACCATCATCCGACCTCGTCGTGATCGCCACGCCAGCGACGAAGGGCTGGAGGTGTCGGGTCGACGGCAAACGCGTTCCCATCACTCCTCTGACCGGCATGTTGTCAGTGCGAGCCCCGGGAGCCGGGACGCTCGCCTGCGGCTATCGCTCCCCGGGCCTGCTCGCCGGCATCGCCGCCGGCGTCGCCTCACTGCTCGCCACCGCACTCATCACCATCGCCCAGCGCCCCCGTCGGGCCGGAAAAGACGAAGAATCATGA
- a CDS encoding glycosyltransferase family 2 protein — protein MTASNPLYSIVVPCYKEAANLVELHRRCMAALSSPTRDIELILVNDGSPDNTLEVAERLTRQDPRVRVLGFSRNFGKEAAMLAGLRAARGEAVAIMDGDLQHPPELLGRMADHLEAGMADQVVARRNRTGDPRVRTALSHLFYVAMNKFGKMHVTDGEGDFRMMSRKALDALLELTERNRFSKGLFSWIGFPTDVIEYENVQREAGGSSWTLRSLFNYAIDGLIAFNEKPLRMVIHIGMLSLTLAVLYLIWLVVEWIRHGVQVPGYLTTIAVIVFLSGVQMVCLGVMGEYVGRTYTETKKRPHYIVATDIGGTVPSDTRRLTPSDVPAQEPHLEQRADIHAIAPRPGSGQDA, from the coding sequence ATGACCGCCTCGAACCCCCTCTACTCAATCGTGGTCCCCTGCTACAAGGAGGCCGCGAATCTCGTCGAACTGCACCGACGATGCATGGCGGCGCTGAGTTCCCCCACCCGCGACATCGAGCTGATCCTCGTCAACGACGGAAGCCCCGACAACACCCTCGAGGTGGCCGAGAGACTGACCCGCCAGGACCCGCGCGTACGGGTGCTCGGTTTCTCCCGCAACTTCGGCAAGGAGGCCGCCATGCTCGCGGGCCTGCGAGCCGCCAGGGGCGAGGCCGTGGCGATCATGGACGGAGACCTCCAGCACCCCCCGGAGCTGCTTGGCCGGATGGCCGACCACCTGGAGGCCGGAATGGCCGACCAGGTCGTCGCCCGACGCAACCGCACCGGCGACCCCAGAGTGCGCACCGCACTGTCCCACCTGTTCTACGTCGCCATGAACAAATTCGGGAAGATGCATGTCACCGACGGCGAGGGCGATTTCCGAATGATGAGCCGCAAGGCCCTCGACGCCCTGCTGGAACTCACCGAGCGCAACCGCTTCTCCAAGGGCTTGTTCTCCTGGATCGGCTTCCCCACCGACGTCATCGAGTACGAGAACGTCCAGCGCGAGGCCGGAGGCAGCTCCTGGACACTCAGGTCTCTGTTCAACTACGCCATCGACGGCCTCATCGCCTTCAACGAGAAGCCGCTGCGGATGGTCATCCACATCGGCATGCTCAGCCTGACTCTGGCAGTGCTCTACCTGATATGGCTCGTCGTCGAATGGATCCGCCACGGGGTGCAGGTGCCCGGCTACCTCACGACCATCGCCGTGATCGTCTTCCTGTCAGGGGTGCAGATGGTCTGCCTCGGCGTGATGGGCGAGTACGTCGGGCGCACCTACACCGAGACCAAGAAACGGCCGCACTACATCGTGGCCACCGATATCGGAGGGACCGTACCCAGCGACACCAGACGTCTCACGCCGTCGGATGTCCCTGCTCAGGAGCCTCATCTGGAGCAGCGCGCCGATATCCACGCGATCGCACCCCGGCCCGGATCGGGCCAGGATGCCTGA
- a CDS encoding GtrA family protein — protein MDVGTEKSPSRQWRFRLARLIRFGMVGVANTAVYYLFYRILLILWPYLAAHLVAWALSVVFSFLANCYFTYRVRPTWKKLLAFPATTLVNVAFSTLGSVLLVEGLHVDERYATVLAGIAAIPFTYLLTSTILTSQKLETPAARASGKETPQDPQDSPDA, from the coding sequence GTGGATGTCGGCACGGAGAAGTCACCCTCCCGGCAGTGGAGGTTCCGGCTCGCCCGACTGATCCGGTTCGGCATGGTTGGCGTCGCGAACACCGCCGTCTACTACCTCTTCTACCGGATCCTGCTGATCCTGTGGCCCTACCTCGCCGCCCATCTGGTGGCCTGGGCGCTGTCGGTCGTCTTCTCGTTCCTGGCCAACTGCTACTTCACCTACCGGGTGCGGCCCACCTGGAAGAAGCTGCTGGCCTTCCCGGCCACGACGCTGGTGAACGTGGCCTTCTCAACCCTGGGATCGGTGCTGCTGGTGGAGGGCCTGCACGTCGACGAGCGCTACGCGACGGTGCTGGCCGGGATCGCCGCGATCCCCTTCACCTATCTGCTCACGAGCACGATCCTCACCAGCCAGAAGCTGGAGACACCGGCGGCCCGGGCATCTGGCAAGGAAACGCCCCAGGACCCGCAGGACTCCCCGGACGCCTGA
- the wecB gene encoding non-hydrolyzing UDP-N-acetylglucosamine 2-epimerase translates to MRVVSIVGARPQFVKLAPVAKAFAAAGIDHRIIHTGQHYDVNMSDSFFVELGIPDPDLHLGVGGGSHGVMTGRMLEQLDPVLEDMAPDWVLVYGDTNSTIAGTLSAVKMHLPVAHLEAGLRSFNRRMPEEHNRVLTDHAADLCLAPTQVAMEHLADEGLSERSVLVGDVMTDVCLQVRDSVLASPRAVPGVEEGEPYVMATIHRADNTDQQARLEHILDALGGLDRKVILPVHPRLRARAKSDGIRIARGNLVTIDPLAYPEMVNAVVHADGVITDSGGLQKEAFLLGAVCTTVRTETEWTETVDNGWNVLDPDAEHLAETAVRPAPEGEPGHPYGDGHAAVKVAEVLERAEITGER, encoded by the coding sequence GTGCGAGTCGTGAGCATCGTCGGGGCCAGGCCTCAGTTCGTGAAGCTGGCCCCGGTGGCCAAGGCCTTCGCGGCGGCCGGGATCGATCACAGGATCATCCACACCGGCCAGCACTACGACGTCAACATGTCCGACTCCTTCTTCGTCGAACTGGGAATTCCCGATCCCGACCTTCACCTGGGAGTGGGCGGAGGCTCCCACGGCGTGATGACCGGACGGATGCTCGAGCAGCTCGACCCGGTGCTCGAGGACATGGCGCCCGACTGGGTGCTGGTCTACGGGGACACGAACTCGACGATCGCCGGGACCCTCTCGGCGGTCAAGATGCATCTGCCGGTGGCTCACCTGGAGGCGGGCCTGCGCTCCTTCAACCGCAGGATGCCCGAGGAGCACAACCGCGTGCTCACCGACCACGCCGCCGACCTGTGCCTGGCGCCGACCCAGGTGGCCATGGAGCACCTGGCCGATGAGGGACTGAGCGAGCGCTCGGTGCTGGTGGGCGACGTCATGACCGATGTCTGCCTGCAGGTGCGCGACTCCGTGCTGGCCAGCCCCCGCGCGGTACCCGGGGTGGAGGAGGGCGAGCCCTATGTCATGGCGACCATCCACCGCGCCGACAACACCGATCAGCAGGCCCGGCTGGAGCACATTCTCGACGCCCTCGGCGGTCTGGACCGCAAGGTCATCCTTCCGGTGCACCCGAGGCTGCGGGCCCGTGCGAAGAGCGACGGCATCCGGATCGCCCGCGGCAACCTCGTCACCATCGATCCGCTGGCCTACCCCGAGATGGTCAACGCGGTGGTGCATGCCGACGGGGTGATCACCGACTCCGGCGGCCTGCAGAAGGAGGCCTTCCTGCTGGGGGCCGTGTGTACCACGGTGCGCACCGAGACCGAGTGGACAGAGACCGTCGACAACGGCTGGAACGTCCTGGATCCCGATGCCGAGCACCTGGCCGAGACGGCCGTCCGTCCGGCGCCCGAGGGCGAACCCGGGCACCCCTACGGCGACGGTCACGCCGCCGTGAAGGTGGCCGAGGTGCTGGAGCGCGCCGAGATCACCGGGGAGCGCTGA